A single genomic interval of Christensenellaceae bacterium 44-20 harbors:
- a CDS encoding AraC family transcriptional regulator has protein sequence MQIYQNIEAIMTFKQFLLTEEKEELTQAFAPGLPIAAYQNTFSADTYDLIGWHWHNAVQYCRVLSGNVVFRCADQTITLSKGEGIFIHSKVAHTSAPVCQNASYFCLDLDASFLDHVPIFSKYLFVFSPKALPSMQVLYPDSPAHQSILSRLEQIESLLSQLPENYELLLYALLYQLFADTLALPEENPKASISGINERLVQILSYIQLHFAEPIHLNHIASEIHLSESECCRFFKKATGQRLFAYLQHYRLTQSLALLRQSSMSIAEIAQAVGFGNQSYFTECFKRDFGQTPLQFRKQNSPLLSF, from the coding sequence GTGCAAATTTATCAAAATATTGAGGCCATTATGACTTTTAAACAGTTTCTCCTGACAGAAGAAAAAGAAGAACTCACCCAAGCCTTCGCGCCCGGCCTTCCGATTGCCGCCTATCAAAATACGTTTAGCGCAGATACCTACGATCTAATTGGCTGGCATTGGCATAATGCAGTGCAATACTGCCGAGTGCTGAGTGGGAATGTCGTTTTTCGCTGCGCAGATCAAACCATCACCCTCTCCAAAGGCGAAGGCATCTTCATTCATTCCAAAGTCGCTCATACCTCTGCCCCCGTCTGCCAAAACGCCTCTTATTTTTGCCTCGATCTGGATGCCTCCTTTCTCGACCACGTGCCCATATTCTCCAAATATTTGTTTGTCTTTTCGCCCAAAGCTTTGCCCTCCATGCAGGTGCTCTATCCAGATTCTCCCGCCCACCAAAGCATTCTCTCCCGCCTAGAGCAAATCGAATCTCTTCTCAGCCAGCTGCCGGAAAACTATGAGCTTTTGCTCTATGCCTTGCTCTATCAGCTTTTCGCCGATACCCTCGCTCTTCCAGAGGAAAACCCCAAGGCTTCCATATCCGGAATCAACGAACGGCTCGTGCAAATCCTTTCCTATATCCAGCTGCATTTCGCAGAACCAATCCATCTAAATCACATTGCAAGTGAAATTCACCTCAGTGAAAGCGAATGCTGCCGCTTTTTTAAAAAGGCAACTGGCCAGCGTCTATTCGCATATTTGCAGCATTACCGTCTGACCCAAAGCCTGGCTCTGCTGCGGCAGAGCTCCATGAGCATTGCCGAAATTGCTCAGGCAGTTGGCTTTGGAAACCAAAGCTATTTTACAGAGTGTTTTAAAAGAGATTTTGGGCAAACGCCTTTGCAATTCCGCAAGCAGAATAGCCCATTATTATCATTTTGA
- a CDS encoding pyridoxamine 5'-phosphate oxidase family protein, with protein sequence MFREMRRKKQALSREECELVLERGTSGVLAVLGEGGYPYAVPLSYVYADGRIIFHCAKQGHKLDAITENDKVSFCVVDLDDIQPERYTTYFRSVIAFGRARVLEEEGEKRAAMEVLAEKYTPGDPEGRKQEIEKEYRALCVVAVEIDHLGGKEAIELVKKKKEM encoded by the coding sequence ATGTTTCGGGAAATGCGGCGCAAAAAACAGGCGCTCTCGAGGGAAGAATGCGAATTGGTGCTGGAACGCGGGACTTCCGGCGTTTTGGCGGTGCTGGGGGAGGGAGGATACCCTTATGCTGTGCCGCTGAGCTATGTGTATGCAGATGGGAGAATCATCTTCCACTGCGCCAAACAGGGGCATAAGCTGGATGCGATCACCGAAAATGATAAAGTCTCCTTCTGCGTCGTCGATTTAGACGACATTCAGCCCGAAAGATACACGACTTATTTCCGCAGTGTTATCGCCTTTGGCCGGGCGCGTGTTTTGGAGGAAGAGGGAGAGAAACGCGCGGCGATGGAAGTGCTGGCGGAAAAGTATACGCCGGGCGACCCGGAAGGGCGAAAACAGGAGATTGAGAAGGAATACCGGGCGCTGTGCGTCGTCGCTGTCGAGATCGATCACCTCGGCGGCAAAGAAGCGATTGAACTGGTGAAGAAGAAAAAAGAGATGTGA